The following are encoded together in the Acipenser ruthenus chromosome 24, fAciRut3.2 maternal haplotype, whole genome shotgun sequence genome:
- the LOC117429078 gene encoding protein PIGBOS1, translated as MIFGRLSFSQIALVTLIGVAGGVYVYKPIYEQYNKEQRLLKEKKEPQQLGEQKENSNSKTDCGCNH; from the coding sequence ATGATATTTGGAAGACTATCCTTTTCTCAAATTGCACTGGTGACTCTCATCGGAGTTGCTGGGGGAGTGTATGTGTACAAACCAATCTATGAGCAGTATAACAAAGAGCAGAGGTTacttaaagaaaagaaagagccACAACAGCTGGGAGAGCAGAAGGAAAACTCCAACAGTAAAACAGACTGTGGGTGCAATCATTAA
- the pigb gene encoding GPI mannosyltransferase 3, with translation MERIKKRLSFNRKSAFAEPVKLRKRKSKLYSQEDANSQYEKGFLGVNLSFVLFTVTFRLVNCCLVKTSFVPDEYWQSLEVAHNMVFKYGYLTWEWTEGIRSYSYPLFFASIYKILHLLNKDTVELLIWGPRLAQALLAALSDIKLYSLVKKLENENIAKLVYFSQLCSWFTWYCCTRTLVNTMETVLTTVALYYYPFQGSKAQNSSKYLALVALAVVMRPTAVIVWLPLVSYHFWQEDTKLNLVLHHAMPVGLLTLGISTLVDRAFSGKWILVQLNFLKINVLQNVAVFYGSHPWYWYLTQGFPVVLGTHLPFFIHGSMLAPKRYRILLAAVIWTVLVYSLLSHKEFRFIYPVLSFCMVFCGYSLASLKTWKKPAVCFLVLSNLLPALYTGLIHQRGTLDVMNHIQQLCKESNSPTNTEVSVFFLMPCHSTPFYSHVHCPITMQFLQCPPDLTGNKSYIDEAEIFFSDPVRWLEAHFPNQTVLSTHLVFFEVLEKEISPFLERNSYVKTSEFFHTHVPEGRVGRNIYLYERQT, from the exons ATGGAGAGGATAAAAAAACGATTGTCTTTTAACAGAAAATCTGCATTTGCCGAGCCTGTCAAACTGCggaaaagaaaatcaaaactaTACAGCCAAGAGGATGCAAATTCACAGTATGAGAAAG GTTTTCTGGGAGTAAATCTCAGTTTTGTCCTGTTCACTGTCACGTTTCGTCTTGTTAACTGCTGTCTGGTCAAAACAAGCTTCGTTCCAGATGAATACTGGCAGTCTCTGGAAGTTGCCCATAACATGGTTTTT AAATATGGGTACTTAACCTGGGAGTGGACAGAAGGTATAAGGAGTTACTCTTATCCTCTCTTCTTTGCAagtatttataaaatattgcatCTTCTAAACAAAGACACTGTTGAGCTTCtg ATTTGGGGCCCTCGACTTGCCCAAGCACTTCTTGCAGCATTGTCCGATATAAAGCTGTACTCCTTGGTgaaaaaactggaaaatgaaaaTATTGCCAAGCTGGTG TACTTCAGTCAGCTATGTTCTTGGTTCACGTGGTACTGTTGTACAAGGACCTTAGTAAACACCATGGAGACAGTTCTGACAACAGTCGCCCTCTACTATTACCCATTTCAAGGTTCGAAGGCACAAAACAG TTCCAAATACCTGGCTCTGGTTGCTCTGGCAGTTGTTATGCGGCCAACTGCTGTTATCGTGTGGCTCCCTCTGGTGAGCTATCACTTCTGGCAAGAAGATACAAAGCTGAATCTCGTACTGCATCATGCCATGCCTGTCGG GTTATTGACTCTAGGGATTTCTACATTAGTTGACCGTGCATTTTCTGGCAAG TGGATCCTGGTTCAGCTGAACTTCCTAAAGATAAATGTTCTTCAGAACGTGGCAGTGTTTTATGGATCACACCCATGGTACTGGTACCTGACTCAGGGCTTCCCTGTTGTTCTTGGGACACACCTACCTTTTTTCATTCATGGCAGCATGTTAGCACCGAAAAGATACAGGATATTACTTGCAGCAGTCATTTGGACAGTCTTGGTGTATAG CTTGTTGTCCCATAAAGAGTTCCGGTTCATTTATCCAGTCCTGTCTTTCTGCATGGTCTTTTGTG GTTACTCTTTGGCAAGCCTGAAAACCTGGAAGAAGCCAGCTGTGTGTTTCTTGGTTTTATCAAACCTTCTACCAGCTCTATATACAGGACTTATTCACCAGCGAGGTACCCTGGATGTAATGAATCATATTCAACAGCTCTGTAAGGAAAGTAATTCCCCTACCAACACAGAGGTATCTGTGTTCTTCTTAATGCCTTGTCATTCCACTCCATTTTACAG CCATGTTCATTGTCCAATCACAATGCAGTTTCTACAGTGCCCACCAGATCTGACTGGTAATAAAAGTTACATTGATGAGGCCGAGATTTTCTTCTCAGACCCAGTGAGGTGGCTTGAGGCACATTTTCCCAATCAGACTGTATTGTCCACTCATCTGGTGTTTTTTGAGGTTTTAGAGAAG GAAATAAGCCCCTTCCTGGAAAGGAACAGCTACGTGAAAACCTCAGAGTTTTTTCACACTCACGTCCCTGAAGGCCGTGTTGGAAGAAACATATACCTATATGAGAGACAAACTTAA